From the Buteo buteo chromosome 1, bButBut1.hap1.1, whole genome shotgun sequence genome, one window contains:
- the LOC142037194 gene encoding uncharacterized protein LOC142037194, whose translation MIWSSFFLAFLTFGASGQGERASNLAWEVIQGFIHVWNRTDQGICIQIPTSAEQGFRFGLIPMRLNIGKYNMSNGIIGLVDAPFEYQYQSDYTSPGRWWQDKAAFYEIPQDTRWPDLINKTCKRWRLEVSREIGISHSPSCPPGFEEAYSRRFPPSPSWWRITGCPSYHNISCNLVPFWPTYLEITPFELQYNVRWDSAWCIHIPDVKGQYLLMNSTHTAWGWSVKHMLKNQPLHLLKKEFMGMPNPSNAHLLNCTHIIDCTTGAGNPIETWISLEVRTLIRDMCTCWGYPNFGYQNRDSQCNQITNNVNIWIKCGIPINHFPRHKVRGDNQIPQGDAATCQNALYAAPKGTVWGCSDGKMYSHLNIVKQAGLRCGLGIPTVCPRRIFEYTTPPIQRKKGELDDPSSTQEWIQSIQKPDYYTWGQKVSLEVFFGPSGYIQHQRVLENLTWQVHVLSNWTRYAFGELNLQEQQVSKTALENRLVLDMLLLKEQGVCGMLNLTESECCITIHDATTSIEEARAKMKEIADQTREFFRAMQPADWFDGQRPNSGLHSILGSLGLTGWGKWLVNIGLTILIGLICLMVGLAIVRCMISRLLSSASSISSPTVHYIKITTDEDDMNKNQSPATV comes from the coding sequence ATGATTTGGAGCTCCTTCTTCCTTGCCTTTCTTACCTTTGGTGCATCTGGACAAGGAGAAAGAGCCTCCAATTTAGCTTGGGAAGTGATACAAGGATTCATACATGTCTGGAATAGAACAGATCAGGGTATCTGTATTCAGATTCCTACTTCTGCCGAGCAGGGGTTTAGATTTGGTTTGATACCTATGAGGCTCAATATTGGAAAATATAATATGAGCAATGGCATTATAGGATTAGTAGATGCTCCATTTGAGTACCAGTATCAAAGTGATTATACCTCCCCTGGCAGATGGTGGCAAGACAAAGCAGCCTTCTATGAGATCCCTCAGGACACAAGGTGGCCTGACTTAATAAACAAAACTTGTAAGCGATGGAGATTGGAGGTCAGTCGCGAAATCGGTATTAGTCATAGCCCGTCATGTCCTCCGGGATTCGAGGAAGCCTATTCCAGACGATTCCCACCTTCTCCATCCTGGTGGAGAATAACAGGCTGCCCTTCCTACCACAATATATCTTGTAATCTAGTGCCCTTTTGGCCCACTTACCTGGAAATTACCCCTTTTGAATTACAATATAATGTAAGATGGGATTCGGCTTGGTGTATTCACATACCTGATGTGAAGGGACAGTATCTTTTAATGAATAGCACCCACACTGCTTGGGGATGGTCAGTGAAACACAtgttaaaaaaccaacctcTTCACTTACTAAAGAAAGAATTCATGGGCATGCCCAACCCCAGTAATGCCCATTTGTTAAACTGTACCCACATTATAGACTGTACCACAGGTGCCGGCAATCCCATTGAAACATGGATCAGTTTGGAAGTTAGAACTTTAATTCGAGATATGTGCACCTGTTGGGGATATCCTAATTTCGGATACCAAAACCGAGATAGCCAATGTAATCAGATCACCAATAATGTTAATATCTGGATAAAATGCGGAATTCCTATTAACCACTTCCCAAGACATAAGGTGAGAGGGGATAATCAAATACCGCAGGGAGATGCAGCTACTTGTCAAAATGCTTTGTATGCCGCCCCCAAGGGGACTGTCTGGGGGTGCTCAGATGGGAAAATGTACTCGCACTTGAACATTGTCAAACAGGCTGGATTGCGGTGTGGTTTGGGAATTCCTACTGTGTGCCCCAGGCGAATTTTTGAATATACCACACCAcctattcaaagaaaaaaaggagaacttGATGACCCAAGTAGCACCCAGGAGTGGATTCAAAGCATTCAAAAGCCCGATTATTATACCTGGGGACAGAAGGTATCATTGGAAGTATTCTTTGGGCCATCTGGGTATATTCAGCACCAGCGGGTGCTAGAAAACCTAACTTGGCAAGTACATGTGTTAAGTAATTGGACCCGATACGCCTTTGGGGAACTAAATCTGCAAGAACAACAAGTATCAAAAACGGCATTAGAGAATCGTTTAGTCCTAGATATGTTATTGTTAAAAGAACAAGGTGTGTGTGGTATGTTAAACTTGACTGAATCCGAATGTTGTATTACCATTCACGATGCCACGACCTCCATTGAAGAAGCACGAGCCAAGATGAAGGAGATTGCCGACCAGACCAGGGAGTTCTTCCGTGCAATGCAACCAGCTGACTGGTTTGACGGCCAGCGTCCAAACTCAGGGCTACATTCCATTTTGGGATCCTTGGGACTGACGGGATGGGGAAAATGGCTTGTAAATATTGGGCTTACAATATTAATTGGACTTATATGTTTAATGGTAGGCCTTGCCATAGTAAGATGTATGATTAGCCGCTTACTGTCCTCAGCTAGCTCTATTTCTTCTCCTACTGTCCACTATATTAAAATCACCACAGATGAAGATGATATGAACAAGAATCAAAGTCCAGCAACTGTTTGA